CACTACTAACTGTATCCGTGACTGTCACTGCTCCTATCTGGGTGGGTAAGACAAATCGGACTTTTCCAGCTTTCACCTTCTTATCTAACTGCAATGTGATCGCGATCGCGGTGATATCCAAACCCTGGGGTAACTTTGTTGGTAAACCTGCTTGAGTAATTAAAGCATCCTGCTTCACAGCTTCCGCTTCTGTCCACATTCCCAGGGCAACAGCTATTTTACCAGCCGCTACCATCCCGATCGCCACTGCTTCGCCATGATTCACCAGGGTGTAACCCGTCAAACTTTCCACTGCATGACCAATAGTATGTCCGTAGTTGAGTATCGCCCGTAACCCGGCTTCCTTCTCATCCTGACTGACAACATCCGCCTTGGCTTGGCAAGACCGAGTTAAAATTAAGTTAATTAACTCCGGGGAAATACTGTCCATCCTATCCAACCCCGAACTAGCTGCCATCTTGGCAAATAATTCCCCATCCCAAATCACCCCATACTTAATCACCTCTGCCATCCCAGCTCGAAATTCCCGTACAGGGAGAGTTGACAATACTTCCGGGTCAATTAAAACTAAACGTGGTTGATGAAACGCACCAATTAAATTTTTGCCTTGGGGATGGTTTACCCCCGTTTTTCCACCAATTGAGGCATCCACCATTGCCAAGAGAGTAGTGGGCACTTGGACAAAATTGATACCACGCAACCAAGTCGCCGCCGCAAACCCAGTCATGTCACCAATGACACCACCACCCAAGGCTACCATGGTGGCAGAACGTTCCAGGCGATTTTCTAGGGCAGTATTATAGATTTGCTGAATAGATTCCAGGGTTTTGTAATTTTCGCCATCGGGGAGTAGACACTCAGAAACATCAAAACCTGCACTTTCGAGAGAGGCGATCGCCCTTGCACCATACAAAGGGAAAACCGTGGAATTAGAAACCAGTAATATATTCTTACCGAGTTTCAACCCTGATAAATACTCACCTAATTTATCCAAACCATGGGATGCAATCACAATCTCGTATGCATCCTGGGGTAAATTCACGGGAATCACAGCAGCCATAACTAATACTCTTCTCCTAGCGCCTGTGTATTCTACCGCAAAATTTGACCGGGAAATTTGCAGCTATATTGATGACATGAGTCGTGAGGCAGAAGTATGGATGAGAGACTGAACCGTGCTACCCAAGCATTAACTAATTTCCTAGCTACACCCCTAGATACCCAACTCCAAACCCCTAGGGAACCTAACATCTTAAATCTATTTCAAGATGTGGCTGCAACAGTTCCTGCATACCAAGCTTTTCTCCAGGAACATGACATCAACCCTAGCTCCATCAAAACATTAGCTGATTTCCAGCAGCTACCCCCAATTACCAAGGAAAATTATTTACAAAAATATCCCATATCTGCGTTATGTCGCCATGGCAAACTAGAAACCTGTGACATGATTGCAGTCTCCTCTGGTTCTACGGGAAAACCCACATTTTGGGGGCGTTTTTTCAGCGATGAGTTACAAATTGCTACCCGTTTTGAGCAGATATTTCATGATAGTTTTGCTGCTGATACCCGTCGCACCTTGGCAGTCATTTGTTTTACCCTGGGGACTTGGGTAGGGGGAATGTACACGACAAATTGCTGTCGTTACCTTGCGTGGAAAGGTTATCCCCTCACCGTTGTTACTCCCGGTAATCACAAGGAAGAAATTTTTCGGGTAGTGGGGGAAATGGGTAAATTATTTGACCAAGTGGTTCTACTGGGATATCCCCCTTTCTTGAAAGATGTTATTGATACGGGGATTGCCCGTGGTATTCCCTGGAAAGAATATCAAGTAAAATTAGTGATGGCAGGGGAGGTATTTAGTGAAGAATGGCGGAGTTTGGTGGGGGAAAGAATCGGTGCAGTCAATCCTTGTTATGATTCTGCGTCTTTGTATGGAACTGCGGATGCGGGGGTATTGGGAAATGAAACACCTTTGAGTATTTGTATTCGCCGCTTTTTAGGGGAAAATCCAGAAGCTGCCAGGAAGCTATTTGGTGAATCTCGTTTACCTACCTTGGTACAGTATGACCCCCAGAGTCGTTTTTTTGAAGTTGTGGATAACACCTTATTATTTTCTGGTGATAACGGTATTCCTCTGATACGTTACAACATCCTAGATAGGGGGGGAATTATTGGTTATGGGGAGATGTTGGAGTTTTTAGCTGAGTATAATTTTCATCCTACCTCGGAATTAACCAATGTACGTCACTTACCCTTCGTCTATGTGTTTGGACGTTCTAATTTTACAGTCTCCTATTTTGGCGCGAATATTTACCCGGAAAATGTCACCGTGGGGTTAGAGCAACCTGTGATTCAGGATTGGGTGACAGGAAAGTTCGTCTTACAAGTTCTTGAAGATACAGATAAAAATAAGTTGCTGACGGTGGTGGTGGAGTTAGCTCCAGGGGTAGAAGCAGACTCAGGGAAGAAAGAGGCGATCGCCACTGCAATTCTTACCCAATTACGACGCTTGAATAGTGAATTTGCTAACTATGTACCCCCAGAATACCAAACCCCCCAAGTCACTCTCAAACCTATGGGTGATGTGGAATATTTTCCCTTGGGAGTGAAGCACCGATACACCCGTAAGTAATTTTTCCCCAAATACTAATTAGGGGGTAATACTTCAATTAACTTCGCTGTTTGTACATTTCCCAATACACGATGGGGTACTGCTGTCAAGCTCAAATCCTTGGGTATCCAAACATAGCTATGACTAGGTAATTGGGAGAGAGAATCAACTCGTTTGCCATGGTGGGGGGTATAAAAGTTGAGTAAAACGGCTGTTTTGCCACCTATAGGGAGAAAATGCACAGGGTGATTTTGCAGAATTGGGGCGATCGCCGGTTGTTGGATAAATGCTTTGACATCGGGATTATAGTCGTTGAAAAAGCCATTCACAGCAGCAACCGCTAAACCTAACCAAGTTGCTACCAACCAGCTAGCTATCCAAGATTGGTGGGAATATTTCTGCCATCTCAGCAAACATAACCAACTTCCACCCACAGCGATCGCCACCATCCCATACAGAGGAATTTGCCCATTCCCGATAATTACAGCAGCTATCCCAGCAAGGAATAAAATTACACCAAATATGCCAAAAATATAACTCAAACTGAGTTTAACTCGTTGTCTGAAGGTGGTAATTTCTCCTAATCCTGCTAAACCCACAGCTGCGAGTAAAGCAATAAAGGGATAAACACAGAGACTATAGTGAGATAGACGTGTGGAGAATAAAGTTAATTCTGTAAATAAAGTCAGAGGAAAACCCACAATTAATAATTGATAGCGGGGTAGGGGATGACGCAGGAGTAAAATTAACCCCAAAACGGCAAATAAGCACCAAGGAAAAGATTTCAGGGGGAGATTCCAGAAGTAAAATTCCAAACCGTTATTACCGCGATCGCC
The Calothrix sp. 336/3 DNA segment above includes these coding regions:
- the aroB gene encoding 3-dehydroquinate synthase, with amino-acid sequence MAAVIPVNLPQDAYEIVIASHGLDKLGEYLSGLKLGKNILLVSNSTVFPLYGARAIASLESAGFDVSECLLPDGENYKTLESIQQIYNTALENRLERSATMVALGGGVIGDMTGFAAATWLRGINFVQVPTTLLAMVDASIGGKTGVNHPQGKNLIGAFHQPRLVLIDPEVLSTLPVREFRAGMAEVIKYGVIWDGELFAKMAASSGLDRMDSISPELINLILTRSCQAKADVVSQDEKEAGLRAILNYGHTIGHAVESLTGYTLVNHGEAVAIGMVAAGKIAVALGMWTEAEAVKQDALITQAGLPTKLPQGLDITAIAITLQLDKKVKAGKVRFVLPTQIGAVTVTDTVSSEVISQVLQGMTGG
- a CDS encoding phenylacetate--CoA ligase family protein codes for the protein MDERLNRATQALTNFLATPLDTQLQTPREPNILNLFQDVAATVPAYQAFLQEHDINPSSIKTLADFQQLPPITKENYLQKYPISALCRHGKLETCDMIAVSSGSTGKPTFWGRFFSDELQIATRFEQIFHDSFAADTRRTLAVICFTLGTWVGGMYTTNCCRYLAWKGYPLTVVTPGNHKEEIFRVVGEMGKLFDQVVLLGYPPFLKDVIDTGIARGIPWKEYQVKLVMAGEVFSEEWRSLVGERIGAVNPCYDSASLYGTADAGVLGNETPLSICIRRFLGENPEAARKLFGESRLPTLVQYDPQSRFFEVVDNTLLFSGDNGIPLIRYNILDRGGIIGYGEMLEFLAEYNFHPTSELTNVRHLPFVYVFGRSNFTVSYFGANIYPENVTVGLEQPVIQDWVTGKFVLQVLEDTDKNKLLTVVVELAPGVEADSGKKEAIATAILTQLRRLNSEFANYVPPEYQTPQVTLKPMGDVEYFPLGVKHRYTRK